The Vicia villosa cultivar HV-30 ecotype Madison, WI unplaced genomic scaffold, Vvil1.0 ctg.002679F_1_1, whole genome shotgun sequence region ttttgttttatttttttatttttttataaaatattaattaaaaacttaatctataacaaaatatataacaaaaaatatatataattttgttttaaattaatctataacaaaacaaaacataatatttaaacaaaaatcctaattattctattaaatttatttttttaaaaaatacaaatatacctcttcttcaatctccttCAACTTTCTTCTCCCTCAACCCTCTTTATCTTCAATCTTCTTCTCtttaaaaccttaaaaaaaactaaattaacaaacaaaaatattaaatgataCAATtacaaaaatgaaattataaaaattaattgatgTAATTTACCTTTGATATAAGATTGGAAgaaatttgtggaatttttttCTAGATTTGAATGTATAGATATGGTGGGTATGAGAttggaagagaagaagagaagaggGAAAGAAATGGGAACTAATGGCTTATGGGGGAAAGTGAAACGTGATTTGGATATAAGCCAATCAGTGACGTGAATATCATGTCGCAACTTTGTCACGTGATATTCACGTCGCAACTATCCAAGCAGTCATAATTAATATTCTCTCACCTGGAAACGCTGCTTCTCTCACCTGCTCAAGTCAGACCATTTCCCTCTTAAATTTTTGCGACGTGAATCTCACGTCACAactaaatttttgaaaattttcaaactccTCCCATGTGAATGTCATtgtctttttaatttttaattttaattttatggttgcgacgtgattcccacgccgcatttcaaaaaaaataataaagttcTGACACCCACAATATTTACATtatgtatattattttaatattaaaaaaaatagtgacgtgattatcacgtcgcaactgGCTTTTTTTAtccacgtgataatcacgtcacaacTTCACGTGGCTAGGGAgtgtttttcttgtagtgaatttGGTGGTGCATGAGAAAGGCATGGGATTGGTTGAGAAATTCTCATGAAAAATTGAGTGATGCGAGGTTTAATCGGAAGAGTAGACACTATTTTTCAAAATGgcaaaaaacatagaaaaaatgGTGTGATTTTGAGCAATATTGTTGCGAATCTAACATACCACACTTTTCCAACTAAAATCTAACTTATCACCTTTTCGATATTATATACTAAATTaccatcttttcaaacaatttttttagtATAAGGCAAGTGCCCATTGCTTTGaagatttctttgaaaagtttagaGGGGTCTCCCAATGGTTTCACGGTTGAGTTAAAAGGTTTAGAGGGTCCGTCCAATGCATTAGAGGGCcatttaaaacatatttatttattaattataattgaattaatttttaattataataaattttatattaattctttttaattaattataatagattataattaattttttagataataaagtacaaaaaatatttttataattaaataataatcaaataacatttagttaataaataaaataataatatattaaaaaaattaattaaagcaatacttatttatttaatgatgataaaattatattaaagaaATATCTAGCTTGGGGTGGGTACTGTTGTTGGTAGTGTTGACATGTGGTGTAAGGTGGTTGTGTTGGGTTGTAAAACTGTTGGGTGTTTGTAGTGCGAGGTGATTGTGTTGGGATGTAAGTGCTTGTGGATGGTCTGATGTGTTGAAAGTTTGAAGAGGAATGTTAGTTACTAGGGTCAAATAGTAATTTATTTTGTGATAGATACAAATTTGACACAAATCTATACCAAGCAAAGTATTCATAACCCGATTTACATTTTGTGGGCATGATATAGCCTTGTAAGACAACATTGCAACAATTTTTCCATTGAAGACACTCTTATCTATAATGGTATTTCCAATTCCATTGATTGGTGCTGAACTTGTGTGATACTCCTCCATGCACCTAGTTGGGTACAAAATGTCTTGTTGAATGTCAAACTAGAGCTTAACCCTATCTGAATTAGACGATGGACCACGGTAAGGGGAAGCCTATGGAACATTAAAAACCAACCTATTAAATGGTTGGCGTGACTGTGAAAAGTTTCAAACTTTCCATGTTCCTTATTCACATGTTATCGCTGCATGTTCTACTGAAAACATCATATTTCTAACATCATGATCATCTTTAACTAGCACCTCATACGTTGGATACCATTATTGTCATTCAAAATAGAGAAGTACGAAACAAGTCTCTCAATACTTCTAATTCTTTTGCCATCGTTAATCTCTTTGTCTAACCAAAGAATCAAGTTCCTTTGAAGTTGCTCGAAACTTCAAATGTTTCAAAAATACATCTTCATTAGAGGCTTGGTTCTCGAATAAATAACATGCCCATGGTAACGATCCATGTTAGAACATATGAACAAGAAACACTTAGAAGTAATTGAGACGAGGTGTGAAAAAATGGATCACATTACACCTCTATTTAAATCATAATTCCCACGTGGATTCGACGAAACAATTAGCGATTCATTATAGATAAATCAAATCAACTACTAATTGCAGTTCCAGATCTGTaccttaataataaaaaatataaatcaacCATCAATCGTAGTGTTGAACctgcatttaaaaaaattaagcaaTTGCCAATTACAATGTTAAACTTGAacttgaataataaaaaatataaaacaactgCCAATTGTATTTCCAGATCTATActtaaataatacaaaattaattatataataaattaatataaataaatttaaaaagaaaatatattttaattatatgattaaatttttaatttattatttaatatatatttattatttaatatatatttattatttaatattaaagcCCAATAAATATATTTCCAGACCAATTGCATGTTAAGGACAACCCTTTCATTGAGCGGTTATTTGTATCAATTATATGAGGTCGCTCATTGGAGGAATTGACCTACCATCCCACCAATTATATCTGGTGCCCCCGTTTTTGGCGTTTTTACGTTAATGTCCTCACAGATTActggaaaatttgaaatttcctgGGAATTATTGGAAATTTTGTACATTAAAATTCATGGGAATGTCCTCATTAAAGTTATAGTTTTTTTTACTGTGTGgagtaccggaaatttcaaaatttcaagtatcGAATATTCCAAAATTCCGATGAAGATATATAACATACTAGAAATTTTACAAATTCCGGTAGTACTGATGCTTTTTTCCTCCTATTTTTAATAACTTTTTCTTGTATAATAAAATTGGtaaaataaatatatgcataAAAAACAGTACAATTCTACAATGACTTTCTATACATGTCTTCCAGTGTCTAGAGCAACCCACATATATTGACTCTCAAGCTTTTGCATCATCAGTACAATTCTTTCTCCAACGGTCATTGATAGGAGGAAATGGACAACCAGGTTTAAACTTTACATGAACTCAATGCTTCTCGTTTACAAAACCAACAACAATTCTTTCTCCAACAATTCTTTGTGAATAAGGCTTAATAACATTTGCATTTATGTCAATATACCTCTCTTGCCTACTTTGCATGTTGATCTAGCTTTATACACTTGGATAATATTCGTGAGGTTTTATGGATCTTTGTTATTCAAAGCAGCAATTATGTACCTAGAAGTCATATTGTACTTCGTCATGTCATTCACAAACTTTCTTTCATGATCTTTTAGATGACCCAATATATTATGGCCTTCCAAATCATTATCTACTCTATGATTGTGCATCCTGCATCTAACCATCACCTTCCAACCAGGACCACTTGGAATAGATCTCAGCCTAAACGAACATTTAACCTTCGTACTATAAATGTCATCAGAGGAATTAGTGGTTTCAGTTGCATTTCTTCTTTTGTAATTTTCTCCTCTTTCACAACCCATAATTAATTATCTTTCCTCGCCCTCGTATTCCATTAGCAGAATCAGAACGAACAATAACAACAACGATACCATATTCTTTACCAATAGATTGTGCCCATGCTAAAACTTCTGATTGGGAGTTAAAAAACTGCTAATTGCAGcgtataattattaaacattatcaatcaatttcataaatgaagaaaaataattaaaactgcATTATTTCAATTCGAAGTATACCATATTTATGGTGAAGAACTCAATATAATATGTACACGAGTCAGTAGAAGATGTTGCCGGCTCTGGACCATACAGATATAAAATTTCATCTGCAGACATACTGGAAGTTTCAACTTGCTGGAAATTTCCAATAGTATGAACCTTCCTGGAAATTTTCGATATTCTCCATATCTTTGGCAATCGCcccgaaaattttgaaaaatccgGTAAATCGCTCAGGAAATTTTGAAAAATCCAATAAATCGCAATTGGAAATTTTCCAAACTCAAACAATTTCTAGTATAAGCGCACTGCTTGGTACTGACAATTTTATTTCTTATCGGAAACTTTGATTTTCACCCTACATCAATAGTAATTTctttttttgacaaaaataatttttttaaaggtaAATAATATCAGGATCATtttcaaaatacataaaattgcaAGGGAGGGAGGTAGCTTAATTTCTCCGCTCATTGCAATTAGAGGTCCAATAGAAAGTAAAATtttcttgtttgaaaatatattaaaaatataatacttTAAATATCAAATAGTAAAAATATGGTGCAATGTCAAAAAATTCTATTGCTGCTAATATAGAAGTGTTTCGAGGATTCACATGGATAAAAAAATCAACCTGCATGAAAAATTAATAGACcttgttttaaataattattttttaaatttgtcataaaatatttcatgtttttttttgtttttgtttagtattaattaaaatgttatatatatatatatatatatatatatatatatatatatatatatatatatatatatatatatatatatatatatatatatatattcaggaTTCGTCGACACCAGATGTAAATATAAAAGTCTTACgccaaatctcaaccgttgacACCAggtgtatatatatgtgtgtgtgttttttatttttatttttattatttctcttAAAAAATAGGATATTTATAAGACCGTGATTGAATCTTAAAGATAGTTaattctttaaataaaaaattctgtatttttcaaaaaagaacTACAAAAATACAATATCTACTCatgaaaaatttaaataaaatcatttaatttaatttttcaaaataaacgaAATTATACGCTGATTAGTTTAAAGATATCATGGCATATAGATATTAAATTGAATTCAAATAAAAGTTAATTATAATCTAATAAACAAATCTAAAAAAACCTTTATGAAGGCATTTGATCAAAAAGATTTATTTTCCTTAAACCAGATTTATTTATGCCGATGAGCATACAAGCATTTAATTTACAAGATCTCCTAGTATATTGGAAAGAGGGTTGCATATCATCTAAAAATAAatgtaaatattttaataatcttTTGACATCTttacataatatataaatattttagtttaaaataaaataatttaactttGCTTGAAATAATAAATGAAAGATATACAAATTTATGTAAAAATTTGATTTCCAAAATTAAAAGATCCAATTCACTCATTATAAAAGGGGCAACATTGGTTATAAATTCTTGTATTGTTAACTCTATATTATCTTTTAATTTGGTTGAAGCTCTCATTACAATAACAAAGCACTACCTACAACTACAAAGTTCCAGAGATCAACAAGCCTTCAAAAGGTAAGAATCTTAATACAACATTCATATTTATATATAGtggcatgtttttttttttctttttgatattaTGGTTGATTGTTCTATCTATGTTCTTGAGTTTGTttgtttaaataatttgtttttctcttctttgtaTGTGTCATTCATCAATACAACGATATCAATTCTTTCTTCTGTGTTGCAAATTTTtgtcaatctttgatcaaattcaTGTTAAAGTTAATTAAACACTCCTAATCTTTGATCAAACTTcatgttttattaattttttgatcaaacttcattttatgttaacaattataattttaaagcGATAGACACATGTCTTTGATAGCCCGAACATGGTGTAATAGGTTATTATATTTGAATTTAGGGAAAAATAAATACAACCTAGTAAAAATTATAGGAATTTATGAATTCTTATAAGAAAATCATACTAAAATTGACAtcaaaacaaactatcttatctttttatatttgaatttCTTAAATGTTAATCCCAtgcttttaattatattatatgataAGATAAGCAATTAAGAATGGTACTTggtatttattttgaaaatatttcaaTAGAAAAGTTATTATTTATATTCTTAGctgattatttattatttttaatgttataaaaACTTGTATCTTATGTtaacaatttttatttatatttgtagAAATGGGTCGCGCTAAAATAACGATGAAGTTCATCCAAAATCAAAAAACTCGAAAATTAGCTTTCATTAGGAGACATAATGGATTAATGAAAAAAGTTTCTGAGTTTTCTAGAAAGTTTGAAGTTGAAGCTTGTTTAGTTGTGTATGATGGCGATGATGGTAATGCTAGACCGATAACTTGGCCACAAGACTCAACAATTGTACACTCAATGCTTAAAAAGTATGAGCAACAAAAGATTGAGACAACTCCAAAGAAATTTGATGCGATTGACTATTTTGCGAATAGGAAAAATATGGTTGAAGTTGAGATTTCCAAATTGCACAAGAAGATTGTGAGGAACAAGTATCCAACATGGAGTCCATCTTTTCATACAATGGATGGAGAGCAACTTAAAGGCTTCATTGATATTGTAGATGCTAAGATTCAAGCTTGTAATCACAAAATTAGCATGCTGAAAAATATGCAACAAAGTGATAGAAATAATTTGATGCAAAACAAAGCTCAAGAGAATATCGCCTCCTCACATTCAAGTCAACTTGATTTCAGGCATAACATTCCCCAAATGAAAGATATCTCTAATGATCCTATGGAGCTAGTTAAAGGTAATCATACTAATGAGGCGATTAATTTCACTAATTATGTTAGTTTACCTCTTATTTCATCAACAAATCAAATTAATGAACCTGCAAAGTTAGATAATATGATGGTTGAACCTAATCAAGAATGGGCTAATGAACTTGATGAACTTCTACAACTAGATGATCGGGTGGTTGAATCTAAGAACTGGGCTTCTAACCTTTCCAATTTTAAAGAATGGGATAATCAACTAAATGGTGATATTGTGAATTTGAATAGTCAACCTGATTTATTTGCGTGGCAAGATATTTCATTTATGTCAtagaattgaaaaataaatgtgtATTTGATTCACATGCTCTAATCAACATAtgaatattaaatcaaataatacatTATGATTTTAGTCTGCTGGTTATTCAAATACACTAATAGAGTTatacaatattattattaaataaacttGATTTGATTAGTGTTTATTgaatttagttttttaatataaagttttaatattaatttactcGCGCATATTTTTTATGTGATTAATTAATCCCCagctttttattaatatattttaatttggaaTTCTAAAGTTTAATTCAAATAGTTTGTAAAAATTTAACTTTAT contains the following coding sequences:
- the LOC131639524 gene encoding MADS-box transcription factor 3-like — protein: MGRAKITMKFIQNQKTRKLAFIRRHNGLMKKVSEFSRKFEVEACLVVYDGDDGNARPITWPQDSTIVHSMLKKYEQQKIETTPKKFDAIDYFANRKNMVEVEISKLHKKIVRNKYPTWSPSFHTMDGEQLKGFIDIVDAKIQACNHKISMLKNMQQSDRNNLMQNKAQENIASSHSSQLDFRHNIPQMKDISNDPMELVKGNHTNEAINFTNYVSLPLISSTNQINEPAKLDNMMVEPNQEWANELDELLQLDDRVVESKNWASNLSNFKEWDNQLNGDIVNLNSQPDLFAWQDISFMS